A genomic segment from Geitlerinema sp. PCC 7407 encodes:
- a CDS encoding isochorismate synthase, whose protein sequence is MAIAAIDSVIHFQLEGQNRFQIAQQRIQQELKKIVAVGASETPFAGPHFFCGFTFSEAERSPKAPFPAATVFLPRWQVARHYQRTVLVANVAIAPQDSPEPLADLLWQRIQAIQAVSSLSPSPRSRPSQTFQQRDVVPVSQFQASVQRVLQDIADQAFHKVVLAHAVDVTAARAFRLPACLDNLRRLYPDCHVFSMGNGQGQNFLGASPERLISIRQQRLKTDALAGSAPRGATPQEDLRLAQDLRQSVKERHEHQLVLDFILQQLLALGLVPQRSPLPRILTLSNIQHLWTPIQAPVPPDVHPLEIVAALHPTPAVAGTPRAIACQQIGHHEPFARSLYAAPLGWVDYQGNSEFIVGIRSALLEGRHARLYAGVGIVAGSEPERELAEIKLKLQALLSALV, encoded by the coding sequence GTGGCGATCGCCGCAATCGACAGCGTTATTCACTTTCAATTAGAGGGCCAAAATCGCTTTCAAATTGCGCAGCAGCGAATCCAACAAGAGCTCAAGAAAATTGTTGCTGTTGGCGCATCAGAAACGCCCTTTGCTGGCCCGCACTTTTTCTGTGGCTTTACCTTCTCGGAGGCTGAGCGATCGCCCAAGGCGCCTTTTCCGGCGGCGACGGTGTTTTTGCCGCGCTGGCAGGTGGCCCGCCACTACCAGCGCACGGTGCTGGTGGCCAATGTGGCGATCGCGCCCCAGGATTCGCCGGAGCCTTTGGCCGACCTGCTGTGGCAGCGCATTCAGGCGATCCAGGCCGTCTCTTCCCTTTCGCCCTCCCCGCGATCGCGGCCGTCCCAGACCTTCCAGCAGCGGGACGTGGTGCCGGTCAGCCAGTTCCAGGCGTCGGTGCAGCGCGTACTTCAGGACATCGCCGATCAGGCATTTCACAAAGTGGTCTTGGCCCACGCGGTGGACGTGACGGCGGCGCGGGCCTTTCGGCTGCCGGCCTGCCTAGATAACCTGCGCCGCCTCTACCCCGACTGCCACGTCTTTTCCATGGGCAACGGCCAGGGCCAAAACTTCCTGGGAGCCAGTCCCGAGCGCCTGATCAGCATCCGTCAGCAGCGCCTCAAAACCGATGCCCTGGCCGGGTCAGCGCCGCGCGGCGCCACGCCCCAGGAGGACCTGCGGCTGGCCCAGGATCTGCGCCAGAGCGTCAAGGAGCGCCACGAACACCAGCTGGTGCTGGATTTCATTTTGCAGCAGCTGCTGGCCCTGGGCTTGGTGCCCCAGCGATCGCCCCTGCCCCGGATCTTGACCCTGTCGAATATTCAGCACCTGTGGACGCCGATCCAGGCGCCGGTGCCGCCGGATGTCCACCCCCTCGAAATCGTGGCGGCGCTGCACCCGACGCCTGCTGTGGCCGGGACGCCGCGGGCGATCGCCTGCCAGCAGATCGGCCACCACGAGCCTTTTGCGCGATCGCTCTACGCCGCACCCCTGGGCTGGGTGGACTACCAGGGCAACAGTGAATTTATTGTGGGAATTCGATCTGCCCTGCTCGAAGGACGCCACGCGCGCCTGTACGCTGGCGTGGGCATCGTGGCCGGGTCGGAGCCTGAACGGGAGCTGGCAGAGATTAAACTAAAGCTTCAAGCTCTCCTGTCAGCACTGGTTTAG
- the menA gene encoding 2-carboxy-1,4-naphthoquinone phytyltransferase encodes MTTQSLTPTNRKKLWMAAIKPPMYTVAVIPIWVGTAIAFFDLQGINQTIFWTFLGSAVLIIAWLNLSNDVFDSETGIDVNKPHSVVNLTGNKSLVFWIANLALISGILGVLSIAWWQQDFTVIGLVLVACALGYTYQGPPFRLGYQGLGEIICFFTFGPLAVAAAYYSQAQTWSSNSLAASVIVGVLTSVILFCSHFHQVKEDVAAGKRSPIVRLGTLRGARLLPWICGVTYGLNAMLAIAGILPPWTLLSLISVPLAHKLVRHVRQFHDQPEKVSNCKFIAVGLHFWYGLMFGLGYWVAAA; translated from the coding sequence ATGACAACACAATCGCTTACGCCAACTAACAGAAAAAAACTGTGGATGGCAGCAATCAAACCTCCCATGTATACCGTTGCTGTCATTCCGATTTGGGTCGGAACTGCGATCGCATTCTTCGATCTTCAAGGTATTAATCAAACTATTTTCTGGACCTTCTTAGGATCCGCTGTTTTGATCATTGCGTGGCTCAATTTGAGCAACGATGTTTTTGATTCTGAAACCGGCATCGACGTTAATAAACCCCATTCGGTTGTCAATCTCACGGGCAATAAGTCCCTAGTCTTTTGGATTGCCAACTTGGCCCTGATTTCTGGCATTCTCGGCGTGCTTTCCATTGCTTGGTGGCAGCAGGATTTCACCGTCATTGGCTTGGTGCTGGTGGCCTGCGCCCTGGGCTACACCTACCAAGGCCCGCCGTTCCGGCTGGGCTACCAGGGGCTGGGCGAGATTATTTGCTTCTTTACCTTCGGGCCGCTGGCGGTGGCGGCAGCCTACTACAGTCAGGCCCAAACCTGGTCCAGCAACAGCCTGGCCGCCTCGGTGATTGTTGGTGTGCTCACGAGCGTGATTCTGTTTTGCTCCCACTTTCACCAGGTCAAAGAAGACGTCGCCGCTGGCAAGCGATCGCCCATTGTGCGGCTGGGAACCCTGCGCGGGGCGCGGCTTTTGCCGTGGATCTGCGGGGTCACCTACGGCCTGAATGCGATGCTGGCGATCGCCGGGATTTTGCCGCCGTGGACGCTGCTGAGCCTGATTAGCGTGCCCCTGGCCCACAAGCTCGTACGCCACGTCCGGCAGTTCCACGACCAGCCCGAGAAGGTCAGCAACTGCAAATTTATCGCGGTGGGGCTGCACTTCTGGTACGGCCTGATGTTTGGCCTGGGCTACTGGGTCGCGGCTGCTTGA
- a CDS encoding o-succinylbenzoate synthase, whose amino-acid sequence MIAYRCEFRRYRRPFQRPLCTHHGSWTAREGILVRLTRDSGEVSFGEIAPIPWFGTETLEEAWSLCQALGPTVSPGAIAAIPETHPACQFGLESALLGLRSPLGKRPCCHLLPTGPAALSAWQAPVTAGVRTLKVKVGMAEPQDEIVWLQTLARQLPEGVKLRLDANGGLSLEQAQQWLAMGDRLPNLEFLEQPLAPGQLDLMLALAAQFRTPLALDESVATLAQLRDCHDRGWRGIVVIKPAIAGFPSQVRQFCQQHALDVVVSSALETVVGQQAGLALAAEIGTPGRAVGYGIDHWFANASETPWFFRPPFEDLWRHLPPS is encoded by the coding sequence TTGATCGCCTATCGCTGCGAGTTTCGCCGCTACCGCCGCCCCTTTCAGCGGCCCCTGTGCACCCACCACGGGAGCTGGACGGCCCGGGAGGGCATTTTGGTGCGGCTGACGAGAGACAGCGGCGAGGTCAGCTTTGGAGAGATCGCGCCGATTCCCTGGTTTGGCACCGAAACCCTCGAGGAGGCCTGGAGCCTGTGTCAGGCGCTCGGTCCAACCGTGAGTCCAGGGGCGATCGCCGCCATTCCCGAGACGCACCCAGCCTGTCAGTTTGGCCTAGAGTCTGCCCTGCTGGGGCTGCGATCGCCCCTGGGTAAGCGGCCCTGCTGTCACCTCCTGCCCACCGGTCCCGCTGCCCTGAGCGCCTGGCAAGCACCCGTCACAGCAGGCGTCCGCACCCTCAAGGTCAAGGTCGGGATGGCAGAGCCGCAGGACGAAATAGTCTGGCTGCAAACCCTCGCCCGCCAGCTCCCCGAGGGGGTCAAGCTGCGCCTCGACGCCAACGGGGGCCTCAGCCTGGAGCAGGCGCAGCAGTGGCTGGCGATGGGCGATCGCCTGCCCAATCTCGAATTTCTTGAGCAGCCCCTGGCTCCAGGCCAGCTGGACCTCATGCTGGCGCTGGCGGCCCAGTTTCGCACGCCCCTGGCCCTCGACGAGTCCGTGGCCACGCTGGCGCAGCTGCGGGATTGCCACGATCGCGGCTGGCGGGGCATTGTGGTGATCAAGCCTGCGATCGCCGGGTTTCCGTCCCAGGTGCGCCAGTTTTGCCAGCAGCACGCCCTGGACGTGGTGGTCTCCTCGGCCCTCGAAACCGTCGTCGGCCAGCAAGCTGGCCTCGCTCTGGCTGCTGAAATAGGTACGCCGGGCCGCGCCGTGGGCTACGGCATTGATCACTGGTTTGCCAACGCTTCCGAAACTCCATGGTTTTTTCGTCCCCCCTTCGAGGACCTCTGGCGTCACCTGCCGCCGTCCTAG
- a CDS encoding thioesterase family protein: protein MAFTYTRIIRFQETDAAGVVYFANLLTLCHEAYEASLAASGIRLKQFFGGGSVAVPVIHAESDFQKPLFCGDRVRVNLSPVLLRESEFEISYTVSRIEFEQDPLPQSVAHVLTRHVCIQTEPRQRVPLTEELQRWLGQWQESAG, encoded by the coding sequence ATGGCTTTTACCTACACCCGAATCATCCGCTTCCAGGAAACTGACGCAGCGGGCGTCGTGTACTTCGCAAACCTGCTCACGCTCTGCCATGAGGCTTACGAGGCTTCTCTGGCGGCATCCGGAATCAGGCTCAAGCAATTTTTTGGCGGGGGCTCGGTGGCGGTGCCGGTGATTCACGCAGAGAGCGATTTCCAGAAGCCTCTGTTTTGCGGCGATCGCGTTCGGGTGAATCTGAGCCCAGTCCTGCTGCGGGAGTCGGAGTTTGAAATCTCCTACACGGTCAGCCGCATCGAGTTTGAGCAGGACCCCCTGCCTCAGTCTGTGGCCCACGTGCTGACGCGCCATGTGTGCATCCAGACGGAGCCTCGGCAGCGGGTGCCGCTGACGGAGGAGCTACAGCGCTGGCTGGGGCAGTGGCAAGAGTCCGCTGGGTGA
- a CDS encoding metalloregulator ArsR/SmtB family transcription factor: protein MDLGKPVAQEVVQQVAEYFSILGEPMRLRILNLLRDEEKCVQDLVVATATSQANVSKHLKVMLQAGILSRRTEGTSAYYRVADELTFELCTLVCDRLASRIEEQARQFRDFSMASRATASIYEDAPGVERAVSDATP from the coding sequence ATGGATTTAGGAAAGCCTGTGGCCCAAGAGGTTGTACAGCAGGTCGCAGAGTACTTTAGTATTCTGGGCGAGCCCATGCGGCTGCGCATCCTCAACCTCCTGCGGGATGAAGAGAAATGTGTGCAGGATCTAGTTGTCGCAACGGCGACAAGCCAGGCGAATGTGTCCAAGCACCTCAAGGTGATGCTGCAAGCGGGTATCCTCAGCCGACGCACCGAAGGGACATCGGCCTATTACCGAGTCGCAGACGAGCTGACCTTCGAGCTGTGCACGCTGGTGTGCGATCGCCTCGCGAGCCGTATCGAAGAGCAGGCGCGCCAGTTCCGAGACTTCAGCATGGCCAGCCGCGCCACCGCCAGCATTTACGAAGATGCACCAGGGGTAGAGCGGGCCGTATCAGACGCCACCCCCTAG
- a CDS encoding GerMN domain-containing protein, with amino-acid sequence MQDHSRYSEHTSRLPIILVAGVSALVVALGGGTAAFLSRQALLPQSTQTTQGPSDQALDPASESTARVYWLQDTGTSLELAPRPVQVAANASPSVALERAFTTLLTAQPTGEQASTIPAGTQLRSLSVKEDGVHVDLSENFTQGGGSASMTGRVAQVLYTATSLDPDAPVWISIEGKPLEVLGGEGITVAQPLTREAFQQDFRL; translated from the coding sequence ATGCAAGACCATTCCCGTTACTCTGAGCACACTTCTCGCTTGCCCATCATCTTGGTTGCGGGAGTCTCAGCCCTAGTCGTTGCCCTTGGGGGTGGTACAGCGGCTTTCTTGTCTCGGCAGGCCCTATTGCCTCAGTCGACCCAGACCACCCAAGGCCCCTCAGACCAGGCCCTTGATCCGGCCTCCGAGTCCACCGCGCGAGTGTACTGGCTCCAGGACACCGGCACGAGCCTAGAGCTTGCGCCCCGCCCTGTGCAGGTCGCCGCCAACGCTTCTCCTTCTGTGGCCCTTGAGCGAGCCTTTACCACCCTGCTGACGGCTCAGCCGACGGGTGAGCAGGCCTCGACGATTCCTGCTGGCACTCAGCTGCGCAGCCTCAGCGTCAAAGAAGACGGCGTACACGTGGATTTGTCCGAGAACTTTACCCAAGGGGGCGGTAGCGCCTCGATGACGGGTCGGGTGGCCCAGGTGCTCTACACAGCCACCAGCCTGGATCCAGATGCACCCGTTTGGATCTCCATAGAAGGGAAGCCGCTCGAAGTCTTGGGCGGTGAAGGCATTACGGTTGCTCAGCCTCTGACCCGCGAGGCTTTCCAGCAAGATTTCCGCCTCTAG
- a CDS encoding DUF2993 domain-containing protein: MEFLAILLSGLLGLVSPAGFVADQLAEKAIRNQLSSVEQLQVRIDNSPTHQVLQGNLDQVRIAGRGVFPIPEVRIAELEVETDPIHLDPQALRQGKPRLEAPVQAGVRLALTEEDLNRALRSPTAVQRLQKFGISFFRDQEAQEIERYDFIEPQIEFLGNNRLRVQVGLLQEGDTQPTVVVAETGLEVLAGQRLNLIEPVMTVDGQAVPDRLVQSISKGIRDRVDLGRLAEGGIVARLLQLEIDADQLQAAVFVRAEPSVLVSGK, translated from the coding sequence ATGGAATTTCTGGCGATTTTGCTGTCTGGCCTGCTGGGTCTGGTCTCGCCCGCTGGCTTTGTGGCGGACCAGCTAGCCGAAAAAGCAATCCGCAACCAGCTCTCGTCCGTTGAGCAGCTCCAGGTTCGCATTGACAACAGCCCCACCCACCAGGTGCTCCAGGGCAACCTGGATCAGGTGCGCATTGCCGGGCGGGGCGTGTTTCCGATTCCCGAAGTGCGCATTGCCGAGCTAGAGGTGGAGACCGACCCGATCCACCTCGACCCCCAGGCCCTGCGCCAGGGCAAGCCGCGCCTCGAAGCACCCGTCCAGGCCGGAGTGCGGCTTGCCCTCACCGAAGAAGACCTCAACCGCGCCCTGCGATCGCCTACCGCCGTCCAGCGCCTGCAAAAATTCGGCATCAGCTTTTTTCGCGATCAAGAAGCCCAGGAAATCGAGCGCTACGACTTCATCGAGCCCCAGATCGAATTCCTGGGCAACAATCGCCTGCGGGTCCAAGTGGGGCTTTTGCAGGAGGGCGACACCCAGCCCACGGTGGTGGTGGCGGAGACGGGTCTCGAAGTCTTGGCCGGTCAGCGCCTCAACCTCATTGAGCCCGTGATGACCGTGGACGGTCAGGCGGTTCCGGACCGTCTGGTCCAGTCCATCTCCAAAGGCATTCGCGATCGCGTAGATTTGGGTCGTCTGGCAGAGGGCGGCATCGTTGCTCGCCTTCTACAATTGGAGATAGATGCTGACCAACTGCAAGCTGCCGTATTTGTTCGCGCAGAACCCAGCGTCCTAGTATCAGGAAAATGA
- a CDS encoding proline--tRNA ligase codes for MRLSQMLFVTLKEDPSEAEIPSHKLLLRAGLIRRIGRGIYAYLPMMWRVLQKVSQIVREEMNATGAQECLLPQLQPAELWQESGRWDTYTKAEGIMFALSDRVQQDMGLGPTHEEVITAVARDMVRSYRQLPVNLYQIQTKFRDEIRPRFGLMRGREFIMKDAYSFHADEASLKETYRAMDGAYRKILSRCGLAFRAVEADSGAIGGSGSQEFMILAEAGEDEILYTADGRYAANVEKAVSLPADAEPSTFRACEKRATPDTDTIEKLCAFLQCSPTQVVKNVLYQAVLDNGKTLLVLVSIRADQDVNEVKLTNELTKRAGDYGAKTLIALTVPDAEAQQKWAAKPLPLGYMSPALADDFIRGGQDVSPKFLRFVDATAIALQNFVTGADEAGYHVVGANWGEDFALPKQQVDVRTAKAGDRAVHDPTQTLETARGIEAGHIFQLGTKYSSAMGATFTNEAGESVPLVMGCYGIGVSRLAQAAVEQSHDKDGIVWPVAIAPYHAIVVVPNIADADQMAAAEKLYTELNAAGIETLLDDRDSRAGFKFKDADLIGIPYRIVTGRSLKDGKVEVVQRATRESQELPVEAVVSTLQQWIAEACRV; via the coding sequence ATGCGACTGTCTCAGATGCTCTTTGTCACCCTCAAGGAAGATCCGTCAGAGGCAGAAATCCCAAGCCACAAGCTGCTGCTGCGGGCCGGATTGATTCGCCGGATCGGGCGGGGCATCTACGCCTATCTGCCCATGATGTGGCGCGTCCTCCAAAAAGTCTCCCAAATCGTGCGCGAGGAAATGAACGCCACCGGGGCGCAAGAGTGCCTGCTGCCCCAGCTTCAGCCTGCCGAACTGTGGCAAGAGTCCGGTCGCTGGGACACCTACACCAAAGCCGAAGGCATCATGTTTGCCCTGAGCGATCGCGTTCAGCAGGACATGGGCCTCGGTCCCACCCACGAAGAAGTCATCACCGCCGTTGCGCGGGACATGGTGCGCTCCTACCGCCAGCTTCCCGTCAACCTTTACCAAATCCAGACCAAGTTCCGCGACGAAATCCGGCCCCGCTTCGGCCTGATGCGCGGTCGCGAATTCATCATGAAGGACGCCTACTCCTTCCACGCTGACGAAGCCAGTCTCAAGGAAACCTACCGCGCCATGGACGGCGCCTATCGCAAGATTCTGAGCCGATGCGGGCTGGCCTTCCGGGCGGTCGAGGCAGACTCCGGGGCGATCGGCGGGTCGGGCTCCCAGGAGTTCATGATCCTGGCGGAGGCGGGCGAAGACGAAATTCTCTACACCGCCGATGGCCGCTACGCCGCCAACGTCGAAAAAGCGGTGTCCCTGCCAGCGGACGCTGAGCCCTCGACCTTTAGAGCTTGCGAAAAGCGCGCCACCCCCGACACCGACACCATCGAGAAGCTGTGCGCCTTCCTCCAGTGCTCGCCCACCCAGGTGGTGAAAAACGTCCTCTACCAGGCCGTCTTGGACAATGGCAAGACCCTACTGGTGCTGGTGAGCATCCGGGCCGACCAGGACGTGAATGAAGTGAAGCTGACCAACGAGCTAACCAAGCGGGCGGGCGACTACGGCGCGAAAACCCTGATTGCGCTGACGGTGCCGGATGCCGAGGCCCAACAAAAGTGGGCCGCCAAGCCCCTGCCCCTCGGCTACATGTCGCCAGCCCTGGCCGATGACTTCATTCGCGGCGGCCAGGACGTGAGTCCGAAGTTCCTGCGCTTTGTGGACGCGACGGCGATCGCCCTCCAGAACTTTGTCACGGGAGCTGACGAGGCGGGCTACCACGTAGTCGGCGCGAACTGGGGCGAGGACTTTGCCCTGCCGAAACAGCAGGTCGACGTGCGCACCGCCAAAGCAGGCGATCGCGCAGTGCATGACCCCACCCAGACCCTGGAGACAGCGCGGGGCATCGAGGCGGGCCACATTTTCCAGCTCGGCACCAAGTACTCCAGCGCCATGGGAGCCACCTTCACCAACGAGGCCGGAGAATCGGTGCCCCTGGTGATGGGCTGCTACGGCATCGGGGTGTCTCGTCTGGCCCAGGCGGCGGTGGAGCAGTCCCACGACAAAGACGGCATTGTCTGGCCGGTGGCGATCGCCCCCTACCACGCCATCGTGGTGGTGCCCAACATCGCCGACGCCGACCAGATGGCCGCCGCCGAGAAGCTCTACACCGAGCTGAATGCGGCGGGCATTGAGACCCTGCTCGACGATCGCGACAGCCGCGCAGGCTTCAAGTTCAAAGACGCGGACCTGATCGGCATTCCCTACCGCATCGTCACCGGGCGATCGCTCAAGGACGGCAAGGTCGAAGTGGTGCAGCGCGCCACCCGCGAATCCCAGGAACTTCCCGTGGAAGCGGTGGTCTCTACCCTCCAGCAGTGGATTGCTGAGGCTTGCCGCGTCTAA
- a CDS encoding glycoside hydrolase family 31 protein has protein sequence MPEFFGQLPRLEQPWTMLGAVTAVESLPQGVLLQCDSALLSIQILAPNLVHVRLSPEEPLRPRRSWDVTQPDEAWSACPWHLKEPGDALELQTDQLSVRVEKTPCRVSFCDRDGRTFAEDTDFGMGWRTGAIAAWKHLHPEEHFFGLGERCSNLDQRGDRRTHWTFDSLDYTVLSDEMYQAIPVFLSLRPGLGYGLFFNTTYRSHFDLGASEIQQWSMETQGPELDYYVIYGPTPAQILQTYSELTGRMPLPPRWALGYHQSRWSYGSDAEVQQLAKEFRRRQIPCDVIHLDIDYMQGFRVFTWHRQRFANPARLLDDLRDHGFRVVTIVDPGIKYDPEASYQALDDALERDYLVRDRAGKVFHGYVWPDRAVFPDFLRPEVRQWWGQLQGALTEAGVAGVWNDMNEPAMNDRPFGDPGQKVWFPEDAPQGPPEEQGTHAETHNLYGLMMARASAEGLARLRPQERSFVLTRSGFAGVQRWSAVWTGDNHSRWEYLELSLPMLMNLGLSGVPFVGADIGGFAGNASPELFARWMQMGMLYPLMRGHSMIGTHRHEPWSFGDRVEEICRRYIELRYRLMPYLYTLFWEAATTGAPILRPLLYHFPNNPKTYSINDQAMLGPSIMAAPVCRAGVECRTVYLPEGIWYNWWNGQRYVGPGYFLADAPLEVLPLYVRAGAVVPLGPVMQHTEERPLDELRLRVWPGHGTWKLYEDDGRSLGPDSPWATTTYRVSQTRGDVVVEIAPRAGTWQPPTRDLIVEVVGLGEQRLVDDGQGQRLVF, from the coding sequence ATGCCTGAGTTTTTTGGACAGCTGCCCCGTCTGGAGCAGCCGTGGACGATGCTGGGTGCCGTTACAGCCGTAGAATCCCTCCCCCAAGGGGTCTTGCTGCAATGTGACTCTGCCCTCCTCAGCATCCAGATTTTGGCCCCGAACCTTGTGCACGTCCGCCTGAGCCCCGAAGAGCCTCTGAGGCCGCGGCGATCCTGGGACGTGACCCAACCCGACGAGGCGTGGTCCGCCTGTCCCTGGCACCTCAAGGAGCCGGGCGACGCCCTAGAGCTGCAAACCGATCAGCTATCGGTGCGCGTGGAAAAAACGCCGTGCCGCGTCAGTTTCTGCGATCGCGATGGTCGGACGTTTGCGGAGGATACCGACTTTGGGATGGGCTGGCGGACCGGGGCGATCGCCGCCTGGAAGCACCTGCACCCAGAGGAGCACTTCTTCGGGCTGGGGGAGCGGTGCAGCAACCTCGATCAGCGGGGCGATCGCCGCACCCACTGGACCTTTGACAGTCTGGACTACACCGTCCTCAGCGACGAGATGTACCAGGCCATTCCCGTCTTTCTGTCCCTGCGGCCCGGCCTGGGCTACGGCCTCTTTTTCAACACCACCTACCGCAGCCACTTCGACCTGGGAGCTAGCGAAATCCAGCAGTGGTCCATGGAAACCCAGGGCCCGGAGCTGGACTACTACGTGATCTATGGGCCGACGCCCGCACAGATTCTCCAGACCTACAGCGAGCTGACGGGCCGGATGCCGCTGCCGCCCCGCTGGGCCTTGGGCTATCACCAGTCGCGCTGGAGCTACGGCTCCGATGCCGAAGTGCAGCAGCTCGCCAAGGAATTTCGGCGGCGCCAGATTCCCTGCGACGTGATCCACCTCGACATTGACTACATGCAGGGGTTTCGGGTCTTTACCTGGCACAGGCAGCGCTTTGCTAACCCAGCCCGGCTCTTGGACGACCTCCGGGACCATGGGTTTCGGGTGGTGACCATCGTCGATCCCGGCATCAAGTACGACCCCGAGGCCAGCTACCAAGCCCTCGATGACGCGCTGGAGCGAGACTATCTGGTGCGCGATCGCGCAGGGAAGGTCTTTCACGGGTATGTCTGGCCCGATCGCGCCGTTTTCCCGGACTTTTTGCGGCCCGAGGTGCGCCAGTGGTGGGGCCAGCTCCAGGGCGCCCTGACCGAGGCCGGGGTCGCGGGCGTCTGGAATGACATGAATGAGCCCGCCATGAACGATCGCCCCTTTGGCGATCCGGGCCAGAAGGTCTGGTTCCCCGAGGACGCCCCCCAGGGGCCGCCCGAGGAGCAGGGAACCCACGCCGAAACCCACAATCTCTATGGCCTGATGATGGCGCGGGCTTCGGCGGAGGGCTTGGCCCGTCTGCGGCCCCAGGAGCGGTCCTTTGTGCTGACGCGATCGGGCTTTGCCGGGGTGCAGCGCTGGTCGGCGGTGTGGACCGGCGACAACCACTCGCGCTGGGAATACCTAGAGCTGTCCCTGCCCATGCTGATGAACCTGGGGCTGTCGGGGGTGCCCTTTGTGGGGGCGGATATCGGCGGCTTCGCCGGGAATGCCAGCCCGGAGCTGTTTGCGCGATGGATGCAGATGGGCATGCTCTACCCCTTGATGCGGGGGCACTCGATGATTGGCACCCATCGCCACGAGCCCTGGAGCTTCGGCGATCGCGTCGAAGAAATCTGTCGGCGCTACATCGAGCTTCGCTACCGCCTGATGCCCTACCTGTACACCCTCTTTTGGGAGGCGGCGACTACCGGCGCGCCGATCCTGCGGCCGCTGCTCTACCACTTCCCCAACAACCCCAAGACCTACAGCATCAACGACCAAGCCATGCTGGGGCCGTCCATCATGGCGGCGCCGGTGTGCCGGGCCGGGGTGGAGTGCCGCACGGTCTATCTGCCGGAAGGGATTTGGTACAACTGGTGGAACGGCCAGCGCTATGTGGGTCCGGGCTACTTCCTGGCCGATGCGCCTCTAGAGGTTTTGCCGCTGTACGTGCGGGCTGGGGCCGTGGTTCCCTTGGGGCCAGTGATGCAGCACACCGAGGAGCGGCCCCTAGACGAGCTGCGGCTGCGGGTCTGGCCGGGACACGGTACCTGGAAGCTCTACGAAGACGACGGACGCAGCCTGGGACCCGACAGTCCCTGGGCCACCACGACCTACCGGGTGTCCCAGACGCGGGGCGACGTGGTGGTCGAGATCGCGCCTCGCGCTGGCACCTGGCAGCCCCCCACGCGGGATCTGATCGTGGAGGTGGTGGGTCTGGGCGAGCAGCGACTGGTGGATGACGGTCAGGGCCAGCGGCTGGTGTTTTAG
- a CDS encoding tetratricopeptide repeat protein yields the protein MKMSHGFSSCKLLFSSLGRSLPSLLGAALGMLGSAIASSATPSASEYRALGLQYRQQGQLPEAIAAFEQAVALEPENLDGRVLLGWTQHLAGQEVAAAETLRAAWLRQPGAVPVLNALGIVYLVQGELRSAVWTHTWAACLAPDNEIAWYNLALAFHRVGTHDLAIAAAERAAALEPTNPHPRWIQALALWDRGDRPAAQALIQETLDLAPQFGDRAFLQEDLQAAAFSPEQIQALDRLILSP from the coding sequence ATGAAGATGAGCCACGGCTTTTCCTCCTGCAAGCTTCTGTTTTCCAGTCTAGGCCGCAGCCTCCCCAGTCTGCTGGGAGCGGCTCTGGGTATGCTGGGCTCGGCGATCGCCTCCTCAGCGACGCCCTCCGCGAGCGAGTACCGCGCCCTGGGCCTCCAGTATCGCCAGCAGGGCCAGCTGCCAGAGGCGATCGCCGCCTTTGAGCAGGCGGTGGCTCTAGAGCCCGAGAACCTCGATGGGCGAGTGCTTTTGGGCTGGACCCAGCACCTAGCGGGCCAAGAGGTGGCTGCGGCCGAAACCCTGCGGGCGGCCTGGCTCCGTCAGCCGGGAGCCGTACCGGTGCTCAATGCCCTCGGGATCGTGTACCTGGTCCAGGGAGAGCTGCGATCGGCGGTGTGGACCCACACCTGGGCGGCCTGCCTGGCCCCGGACAACGAAATTGCCTGGTACAACTTGGCCCTGGCGTTTCATCGCGTCGGGACCCATGATTTGGCGATCGCGGCGGCGGAGCGGGCGGCGGCTCTGGAGCCCACCAACCCCCACCCCCGCTGGATTCAGGCGCTGGCCCTCTGGGATCGGGGCGATCGCCCTGCGGCCCAGGCCCTAATCCAAGAAACCCTGGACCTCGCCCCCCAGTTTGGCGATCGCGCCTTTTTGCAGGAGGATCTCCAGGCCGCCGCCTTCAGCCCTGAGCAAATCCAAGCCCTCGATCGCCTGATCTTGTCGCCCTAA